cagcaggacgatgcagtaaaaacaggtgagagaacagcaggacgatgcagtaaaaacaggagagagaacagcaggacgatgcagtaaaaacaggagagagaacagcaggacgatgcagtaaaaacagaagagaacagcagggcgatgcagtaaaaacaggagagagaacagcaggacgatgcagtaaaaacaggagagagaacagcaggacgatgcagtaaaaacaggtgagagaacagcaggacgatgcagtaaaaacaggagagagaacagcaggacgatgcagtaaaaacagaagagaacagcaggacgatgcagtaaaaacagaagagagaacagcaggacgatgcagtaaaaacaggagagagaacagcaggacgatgcagtaaaaacaggtgagagaacagcaggacgatgcagtaaaaacaggagagagaacagcaggacgatgcagtaaaaacagaagagaacagcagggcgatgcagtaaaaacaggagagagaacagcaggacgatgcagtaaaaacaggagagagaacagcaggacgatgcagtaaaaacaggtgagagaacagcaggacgatgcagtaaaaacaggagagagaacagcaggacgatgcagtaaaaacagaagagaacagcagggagatgcagtaaaaacaggagagagaacagcaggacgatgcagtaaaaacaggagcgagaacagcaggacgatgcagtaaaaacagaagagagaacagcaggacgatgcagtaaaaacaggagcgagaacagcaggacgatgcagtaaaaacagaagagagagcagcaggacgatgcagtaaaaacaggagagagaacagcaggacgatgcagttaaaacagaagagagaacagcaggacgatgcagtaaaaacaggagagagaacagcaggacgatgcagtaaaaacaggagagagaacagcaggacgatgcagtaaaaacaggagagagaacagcaggCTTTATTTACACTCCTAGATCTGTCCCTCTCCTGTTTATTTACACTCCTAGATCTGTTCCTCCCCTCTTTATTTACACTCCTAGATCTGTCCCGCTCCTCTTTATTTACACTCCTagatctgtccctctcctctttatTTACACTCCTAGATCTGTTCCTCCCCTCTTTATTTACACTCCTagatctgtccctctcctctttatTTACACTCCTagatctgtccctctcttctttatTTACACCCCTAGATCTGTCCCGCTCCTCTTTATTTACACTCCTAGATCTGTTCCTTTCCTCTTTATTTACACTCCTagatctgtccctctcttctttatTTACACTCCTAGATCTGTCCCGCTCCTCTTTATTTACACTCCTagatctgtccctctcttctttatTTACACTCCTAGATCTGTCCCGCTCCTCTTTATTTACACTCCTAGATCTGTTCCTTTCCTCTTTATTTACACTCCTagatctgtccctctcctctttatTTACACTCCTAGATCTGTTCCTCCCCTCTTTATTTACACTCCTAGATCTGTCCCGCTCCTCTTTATTTACACTCCTagatctgtccctctcttctttatTTACACTCCTAGATCTGTTCCTTTCCTCTTTATTTACACTCCTagatctgtccctctcctctttatTTACACTCCTAGATCTGTTCCTCCCCTCTTTATTTACACTCCTAGATCTGTTCCGCGCCTCTTTATTTACACTCCTagatctgtccctctcttctttatTTACACTCCTAGATCTGTCCCGCACCTCTTTATTTACACTCCTAGATCTGTTCCTCCCCTCTTTATTTACACTCCTagatctgtccctctcttctttatTTACACTCCTagatctgtccctctcctctttatTTACACTCCTAGATCTGTTCCTTTCCTCTTTATTTACACTCCTagatctgtccctctcctctttatTTACACTCCTagatctgtccctctcttctttatTTACACTCCTAGATCTGTCCCGCGCCTCTTTATTTACACTCCTAGATCTGTTCCTCCCCTCTTTATTTACACTCCTAGATCTGTCCTGCGCCTCTTTATTTACACTCCTagatctgtccctctcctctttatTTACACTCCTagatctgtccctctcttctttatTTACACTCCTagatctgtccctctcctctttatTTACACTCCTAGATCTGTTCCTCCCCTCTTTATTTACACTCCTAGATCTGTCCCGCTCCTCTTTATTTACACTCCTagatctgtccctctcctctttatTTACACTCCTagatctgtccctctcttctttatTTACACTCCTAGATCTGTCCCGCTCCTCTTTATTTACACTCCTAGATCTGTTCCTCCCCTCTTTATTTACACTCCTAGATCTGTCCCGCTCCTCTTTATTTACACTCCTAGATCTGTTCCTCCCCTCTTTATTTACACTTCTAGATCTGTCCCTCACCTCTTTgcatggacagagagagaaaacctaGGAGGAAGAATAAACTACACAGAGCTAAAGAGACGGGGAGGGACAACATAACCATGGCATAACTGGAATAGTTGGGTTCGCAAACCTGTGAGCGTTTGAAGTAAAGCATACATACCTGTGAGCGTTTGAAGTAAAGCATACATACATGTGAGCATTTTAAGTAAAGCATACATACCTGTGAGCGTTTGAAGTAAAGCATACATACCTGTGAGCGTTTGAAGTAAAACATACATACCTGTGAGCGTTTGAAGTAAAGCGGATGGATGCAGACTTGATAAGAGTACAGCATCCCTAAGATGGAATCACATCACCCACATCAATTCAACAAATCTCTttcagagcagtgtgtgtgtgtgtgtcaggaatcTGTCATCAGGGTGATCTACAGGTGTAAACTTAGGGATGTCTGTTATTTCGGGGGTGAGACGAGCATAAGACGGTCATCagaaacacacactctcacacacacacacaaacacgtcacTAAATCTCTCATTAACGCATCCTGATTTAGAAGAGAAAGGGACTGTGACTCTAATACAATAGCAGTAGTGATGGGAGAGGAATGCCAGTGCAGTGGTGTTTTGGTAACCTTTCTGATGGTTGGCATGGAGACTCAACTATCCGGTTCAGTGATGCTGGCTGACTAACTGTACTTCATATCTACTGTGATAGAGTGACACATCTGACAGATCACATCACTCACTGAACCAGCTGGATGCCTGCCTATAAAGATACTAGAGGCCATACAGTACCTGGGTTATGTGGGTTGAATAAGTTGGACAGGGAGTTTTTCCTGTGACCTGACCAAGGAAAACTCTGGGCCCAATAAGCAGAACAAGGAGAACCCTATCTGTGATGTGTTCTAAGTTAAGGACTAATCCTCTGTGCTAATACAACACAACCCTGATCCAAACCATGGTtgaatgatgatggtggtggtgttttcACTCCATATTACCAT
This region of Salmo trutta unplaced genomic scaffold, fSalTru1.1, whole genome shotgun sequence genomic DNA includes:
- the LOC115188489 gene encoding pre-mRNA-splicing factor 38B-like, producing MLYFKRSQVFSLCPCKEVRDRSRSVNKEGRNRSRSVNKEERDRSRSVNKEGRNRSRSVNKEERDRSRSVNKEERDRSRSVNKEERDRSRSVNKEERDRSRSVNKEGRNRSRSVNKEERDRSRSVNKEERDRSRSVNKEERDRSRSVNKEAQDRSRSVNKEGRNRSRSVNKEARDRSRSVNKEERDRSRSVNKEERDRSRSVNKEERNRSRSVNKEERDRSRSVNKEERDRSRSVNKEGRNRSRSVNKEVRDRSRSVNKEERDRSRSVNKEARNRSRSVNKEGRNRSRSVNKEERDRSRSVNKEERNRSRSVNKEERDRSRSVNKEERDRSRSVNKEGRNRSRSVNKEERDRSRSVNKEERNRSRSVNKEERDRSRSVNKEERDRSRSVNKEERDRSRSVNKEERDRSRSTATLETSQSENICV